The Heyndrickxia acidicola sequence CTCCTGTTCCAGCACATAATTTATGTTGAATTTCATCATTTTCCTCTATAAATTCCTGTGCACTTCTAAACTTGTTAATCCATTTTACAATATCATCCTGAGAGGGTTTATTAGCTCGTCTCTTTGACTCAAAAAAGACTGCTTCATAACGTTGTTCACAAGGATCCCAAAACGAAGCAACAGAATCCATAGACATTGTATCGTTATCTATAACATCATCTTCATCAGAAGTTTCTTCACCTATCCTTTTAAAGTCTTGTTTTTTCAAAGCTATATAAACCCAAATCATTTAAAAGATGGGCAATCTTTCCTCCACCTGTTCTCTAAGCTAATTTGTGTAGTTCCTTTAAAGCCGTTTCCTAGTCCTGTCTAAAGCATAAAATTTGATTTTAGGTATAAAGGAAATTAATATAGAGATATCGCAAATTATCAATATCCTTTTGTTCGATTAGTTATATGCATTCCAAGCAAAATTGATTTTTATAAGATCAGAAAGGGGCGGGCAGCGTTGAATCGGGAATCAAATATGATAAACGACGAACAGGCAGTTGAAATTTTCAAGGCTCTATCAAATCAAATAAGAGTAAATATTCTGCAAATGTTAAAAGAACCTGATAATAATTTTTCCCCGCAGGCCCATGTCATCAAAGAAAAAGGCTTTGATGGCGGGGTTTGTGTTAGTGATATTCGCAGCAAAGTAGGACTATCACAGTCCACTACCTCCCAGTATTTGTCTCTATTATTGCAAAGCGGGCTGGTGGAAATGAAACGAATCGGACAATGGACTTATTATCGACGCAATGAGGAAACCATTAAACAGTTTGAAAAATATATAGGCTTAAAAATATAACCTTTTAAGGAGGCCCAAGAGTGAGTTTTCAAAATCATCGTGCCTATAACAGCATGTACCAGAAAGACAAAATGACACTTGGTTTTGTCCTCCCGACTGCCAGGATGTCTAAAAATCCGATTATGGAGAATCAGCTGGAGCTTGCCCGTAAAATTGAGGAACATGGCTTTGCTTCATTATGGCTCCGTGATGTTACGATGCAGAATTTGAATATTGATGATAACGGCCAAAAATACGATTTATGGATTTATTTGACGTATCTTGCTGCCTATACGAAGCACATTGCGTTAGTGACAGGAAGTGTAGTTCTCCCTTTGCGCCACCCCGTCAGGGTAGCCAAGGAAGCTGCATCAATCGATCAATTGTTTCCAGGTCGATTGATTATGGGAGTGGCATCAGGGGACAGGGAAAAAGACTTTACAGCTTTAG is a genomic window containing:
- a CDS encoding ArsR/SmtB family transcription factor, translating into MINDEQAVEIFKALSNQIRVNILQMLKEPDNNFSPQAHVIKEKGFDGGVCVSDIRSKVGLSQSTTSQYLSLLLQSGLVEMKRIGQWTYYRRNEETIKQFEKYIGLKI